From a region of the Pseudanabaena sp. ABRG5-3 genome:
- a CDS encoding AAA family ATPase, giving the protein MQEQLSILIQAQYPLIYLNTPEEERAERAIANISQLKPIRRVFVWTSTRGIVEYGQATGAAQHNTESIQAALQWVIRSDQKDPAIYIFKDAHPFFDHPVTVRCLRDAVANFKGTQKTIILMSPIQVIPVELEKDIVVLDFPLPDIKAIEEVLDQQLGQVRTKKISAETREKLVRATLGLTQDEAEKVYRKAQVTNGKLTEEEVDIVLSEKQQLIRRNGILEYIEDEEDLDAVGGLEELKHWLQQRSNAFSQRARNYGLPQPKGMLILGVPGCGKSLIAKTTARLWSLPLIRLDMGRVYDGSTVGKSEANLRNALKVAESISPMILFIDELDKAFAGGAGSADSDGGTSSRIFGTFLTWMQEKKSPVFVMATANRIEKLPGEFLRKGRFDELFFVDLPNGEERRDIFKIHLCKRRPDVEKLDRFDFEQLSKVSDGFSGAEIEQAVIAAMYEAFAQDREFTQLDIISAVKSTTPLSRTMTEQVAALRDWARMRARPAATSVAEYQRMEF; this is encoded by the coding sequence ATGCAAGAACAACTTAGCATTTTAATTCAAGCCCAATATCCCTTGATCTACCTCAACACCCCAGAGGAAGAAAGAGCAGAACGGGCGATCGCTAACATTTCTCAACTTAAGCCAATCCGTCGAGTGTTCGTATGGACTTCGACCCGTGGAATTGTTGAGTATGGTCAGGCAACAGGAGCAGCCCAACACAATACTGAGTCGATCCAAGCGGCTTTGCAATGGGTGATTCGCTCTGATCAAAAAGATCCTGCTATCTATATATTTAAAGACGCGCATCCTTTCTTTGATCATCCAGTAACCGTCCGTTGTCTACGTGATGCAGTTGCTAACTTTAAAGGCACTCAAAAAACGATCATTTTGATGTCGCCCATCCAAGTGATTCCTGTTGAACTAGAGAAAGACATCGTTGTACTTGATTTTCCTCTGCCAGATATTAAAGCGATCGAAGAGGTTCTCGACCAGCAACTCGGACAGGTTCGTACGAAGAAGATATCTGCGGAAACCCGTGAGAAGTTAGTCAGAGCTACCCTAGGCCTAACTCAAGATGAAGCTGAAAAGGTTTATCGCAAAGCTCAAGTTACTAATGGCAAATTGACCGAAGAAGAAGTTGATATTGTTCTCTCAGAGAAGCAACAGTTAATTCGGCGCAATGGCATCCTCGAATATATCGAAGATGAGGAAGATTTGGATGCAGTTGGGGGACTTGAAGAGTTAAAGCATTGGTTGCAACAGCGATCAAATGCCTTTAGCCAAAGAGCGAGAAATTATGGATTGCCTCAGCCTAAGGGAATGCTGATTCTCGGTGTCCCCGGCTGTGGTAAGTCCTTAATCGCCAAGACCACTGCAAGGCTCTGGTCATTGCCCTTAATTCGTCTCGATATGGGTCGCGTTTATGATGGCTCCACCGTAGGCAAGTCAGAGGCAAATTTACGCAATGCCCTCAAAGTTGCCGAATCGATTTCACCAATGATTCTATTTATTGATGAGCTTGATAAAGCTTTTGCGGGGGGAGCAGGTTCAGCAGATTCCGATGGTGGTACATCATCACGAATCTTTGGTACGTTCCTAACATGGATGCAGGAAAAGAAATCACCTGTATTTGTGATGGCAACCGCCAACCGTATCGAAAAGTTACCGGGGGAATTTCTCCGCAAGGGGCGTTTTGATGAGCTATTCTTTGTGGATTTACCTAATGGTGAAGAACGCAGAGATATCTTTAAAATTCATCTGTGCAAGCGTCGTCCAGATGTTGAAAAATTAGACAGGTTCGATTTTGAGCAACTATCGAAAGTAAGCGATGGTTTTTCGGGGGCGGAAATCGAGCAGGCAGTAATTGCTGCCATGTATGAAGCTTTTGCCCAAGATCGGGAGTTTACACAGCTAGACATCATTTCGGCTGTGAAATCGACAACTCCTCTCTCGCGCACGATGACTGAGCAGGTTGCTGCTCTGCGTGACTGGGCAAGGATGCGGGCTAGACCCGCCGCAACTTCTGTCGCTGAATATCAGCGTATGGAGTTTTAA
- a CDS encoding DUF1257 domain-containing protein, producing MSHFSTLRTKITDAEVLKSSLRDLGITVNTEADVRGYNSQRIRADIVATLEGDYDLGWSRNADGSFDLIADLWGVAKKHNQTELINSINQKYAVNKALTEVKRPGLSNANVKLVLQ from the coding sequence ATGTCTCATTTCAGCACTCTTCGCACAAAAATTACTGATGCCGAAGTCCTCAAGTCGTCTTTGCGCGATCTGGGTATTACCGTTAATACTGAAGCTGATGTTCGTGGCTATAACAGCCAGCGCATCCGTGCCGACATTGTAGCGACTCTTGAAGGTGACTATGATCTAGGCTGGTCTCGTAATGCTGATGGTTCTTTTGACCTGATCGCTGATCTCTGGGGTGTTGCCAAAAAGCACAATCAGACTGAGCTGATCAACTCGATCAACCAAAAGTATGCTGTTAACAAGGCTCTGACTGAAGTGAAGCGTCCTGGTCTCAGCAATGCCAATGTCAAACTCGTCTTGCAGTAA
- the rlmN gene encoding 23S rRNA (adenine(2503)-C(2))-methyltransferase RlmN — MTANTLPTPSTKALPLLGRSQSELTEWVVSQGQPSYRGKQLHEWLYARGARSLEDITVFPKAWREQFAANPTVEMGRSQIHLHKQSRDGTEKFLLQLADGEIVETVGIPTSKRLTVCVSTQVGCPMACDFCATGKGGFRRNLAKHEIIDQVLTVQEVMQQRVSHIVFMGMGEPLLNFENLVGAIHVINKDIGIGQRNITVSTVGIPNQIPRFAKEHLQVTLAVSLHAPNQQVRAQVIPSADRYPLESLMDDCREYVEITGRRISFEYTLLSGVNDSAEQAQELAHLIRGFQSHVNLIPYNPVTDADYKRPSEKAIQTFVQVLEDYKIAVSVRRTRGLESDAACGQLRGQHEKALAK; from the coding sequence ATGACTGCCAATACCTTGCCAACCCCTTCGACTAAAGCCCTGCCTCTATTGGGGCGATCGCAATCCGAACTCACCGAATGGGTAGTATCTCAAGGGCAGCCTAGCTATCGTGGCAAACAACTTCATGAATGGCTCTATGCAAGGGGGGCAAGAAGTTTAGAAGATATTACGGTTTTTCCGAAGGCATGGCGCGAGCAGTTTGCGGCGAATCCAACTGTTGAGATGGGGCGATCACAAATTCATCTCCATAAGCAAAGTCGCGATGGCACAGAGAAATTTCTTCTGCAATTAGCCGATGGTGAAATTGTCGAAACCGTTGGCATTCCCACCAGCAAGCGTTTAACAGTTTGTGTCTCGACTCAGGTTGGTTGTCCGATGGCATGTGATTTTTGTGCCACAGGCAAAGGGGGATTTCGGCGCAACTTAGCCAAGCATGAAATTATTGACCAAGTGCTGACGGTACAAGAGGTGATGCAGCAGCGCGTCAGCCATATCGTCTTCATGGGCATGGGCGAGCCATTACTGAATTTTGAGAATCTTGTTGGGGCAATTCATGTCATTAATAAAGATATCGGTATCGGTCAACGCAATATTACCGTTTCCACCGTTGGCATTCCCAATCAAATCCCCAGATTTGCCAAGGAACATCTCCAAGTAACGCTTGCAGTCAGTCTCCATGCTCCTAATCAACAGGTTCGTGCTCAAGTGATTCCCTCCGCCGATCGCTATCCGCTAGAATCCCTAATGGATGATTGTCGCGAGTATGTGGAAATTACTGGTAGAAGAATTAGTTTTGAGTATACGCTTCTATCTGGAGTAAATGATTCTGCTGAACAGGCACAGGAACTAGCACATTTAATTCGTGGCTTCCAAAGTCATGTAAATTTGATCCCCTATAATCCTGTCACTGATGCCGATTACAAACGCCCCAGCGAGAAGGCAATTCAAACCTTTGTACAGGTGTTAGAAGATTATAAAATCGCGGTGAGTGTACGCCGCACTAGGGGACTAGAGTCAGATGCTGCCTGTGGACAGTTACGAGGACAACATGAAAAGGCTTTAGCCAAATAA
- a CDS encoding metallophosphoesterase, producing the protein MKRRQLLFALGGALIGVPVIGALIYDAIAKSKNQTIYEPAAAQSPPATSANNLADANNEVILETTEEPLLRFAAIADNGFGSPDQFAVAKSMWDTYQQKPYGFVLMAGDNIYSYGEIKLARAYFEEPYAPLLKENVKFYAVLGNHDIIKSNNGLDQINYKPFNMSDRYYSFTKGDVNEGTVEFFAIDTNSNAPWDAQLAWLDQQLAKSTAPWKIVYGHHPLYSSGRHGSNPELAAKLAPIFAKHKVPLYLCGHDHGYERFNPINGTAYIVNGGGGAPLYKFGRSPQTAFVSSQFSFMTFDVYQDKIITKAIATDGKVFDRAIITKTI; encoded by the coding sequence ATGAAACGCCGTCAGCTTTTATTCGCATTAGGTGGAGCATTGATTGGAGTTCCTGTGATTGGGGCTTTGATTTATGATGCGATCGCGAAATCGAAAAATCAAACCATATACGAACCTGCCGCCGCCCAGTCGCCGCCAGCAACTTCTGCAAATAATCTTGCTGATGCCAATAATGAAGTCATTTTGGAGACTACGGAAGAGCCATTATTGCGTTTTGCAGCGATCGCCGATAATGGCTTTGGTAGCCCCGACCAGTTTGCTGTTGCTAAGTCCATGTGGGACACCTATCAGCAAAAGCCCTATGGCTTCGTACTAATGGCAGGCGATAACATTTATTCCTACGGTGAAATTAAATTAGCAAGAGCCTATTTTGAAGAACCCTATGCCCCATTGCTCAAAGAGAATGTGAAATTTTATGCAGTGCTGGGCAACCATGACATTATTAAATCTAACAATGGTCTTGACCAGATTAATTACAAGCCTTTTAACATGAGCGATCGCTACTACTCCTTTACCAAAGGTGATGTTAACGAAGGAACCGTAGAATTCTTTGCGATTGATACAAATAGTAATGCTCCTTGGGATGCACAACTGGCATGGCTCGATCAGCAACTCGCCAAAAGCACTGCCCCTTGGAAAATTGTCTATGGACATCATCCCCTGTACTCATCAGGTAGACATGGTAGCAATCCCGAATTAGCGGCTAAGCTTGCGCCCATATTTGCTAAACACAAAGTCCCCCTATACCTCTGCGGTCACGATCATGGCTATGAGCGATTTAATCCTATTAATGGTACGGCTTATATTGTCAATGGTGGCGGCGGTGCACCTTTATATAAATTCGGGCGATCACCACAAACCGCCTTTGTGAGTTCGCAGTTTAGCTTCATGACTTTTGATGTCTATCAAGATAAAATCATCACCAAAGCGATCGCTACCGATGGCAAAGTATTTGATCGCGCCATAATTACGAAAACCATTTGA
- a CDS encoding GvpL/GvpF family gas vesicle protein: MSLYLYAILQAESLDLIKNLDLKGMNTQPVQFHSLPPFAIVYSESQQDRYLASRANLIAHETVLESLMKAIDPHQAVPLPLQFGLVVDEWEEVQRDLLIPYESKLKDLINNLIGKREVSVKLFWNQTEELNLAVAENEGLRQRREALVGKILSMDEAIAIGQELEAAIEQRQQIIVEAFINTLKPLSHDYAEGELLTESMIYNGSFLIDWDKEPEFAASVEDLDKQFENRLRIRYNDFTSPYNFVKFERE, encoded by the coding sequence ATGAGCTTATACCTGTACGCGATTTTACAAGCTGAAAGTCTGGATCTGATTAAAAATCTTGATCTCAAAGGTATGAATACTCAGCCAGTTCAGTTTCACTCATTGCCACCTTTCGCGATCGTTTACAGTGAATCTCAACAGGATCGTTATCTCGCTAGCCGTGCCAACCTCATTGCCCATGAAACTGTTTTAGAATCGCTCATGAAAGCGATCGATCCTCATCAAGCAGTTCCCTTACCACTCCAATTTGGACTAGTAGTTGATGAATGGGAAGAAGTTCAACGCGATTTACTCATTCCCTATGAATCTAAACTAAAGGATCTCATTAATAACCTGATTGGCAAGCGAGAAGTTAGCGTCAAGCTATTTTGGAATCAAACCGAAGAGTTAAATCTTGCAGTTGCGGAAAATGAAGGACTGCGCCAACGACGAGAAGCACTAGTCGGCAAAATTTTGAGTATGGATGAAGCGATCGCGATCGGGCAAGAACTAGAAGCTGCGATCGAGCAACGTCAACAAATCATTGTTGAAGCATTTATCAACACACTCAAGCCTTTATCCCATGACTACGCAGAAGGTGAACTACTCACCGAAAGTATGATCTATAACGGATCTTTTCTAATTGATTGGGATAAAGAACCTGAATTTGCTGCATCTGTTGAAGATCTAGATAAACAATTTGAAAATCGCCTCAGAATTCGCTACAACGACTTCACATCACCCTACAACTTTGTTAAATTTGAGCGCGAGTAG
- the lhgO gene encoding L-2-hydroxyglutarate oxidase, whose translation MYDFIVIGSGIVGLATGRSLLQSYPKAKLLILDKESQWAFHQTSNNSGVIHSGIYYKPGSFKAKFCREGNISMTEFCNKHNISHEICGKVIVATQPQELSLLENLYQRGLANGLKVEKISAEEVKEVEPHVSCIAGLRVFSTGIVSYRQVCQKLVDMIRDDGGELLLNANVTQIKDISEGKEIDTSQGIFATRMLINCGGLQSDRLARLGNVDPQIQIIPFRGEYYELKPEKRYLVKTLIYPVPNPNFPFLGVHFTKMIDGTVHAGPNAVLSLKREGYRKTDFDLRDAAEIFSYPGFWKLASKYSKDGIQEIIRSFSKAAFVRSLQHLIPEVTADDLVPTHAGVRAQALKSDGQLVDDFLIIKDQKSINVCNAPSPAATSSLEIGKAIVKELSN comes from the coding sequence ATGTATGACTTCATTGTTATTGGTAGTGGAATCGTTGGACTTGCAACAGGACGGTCTTTGCTCCAGAGTTATCCTAAAGCAAAACTGTTAATTCTAGATAAAGAGAGTCAATGGGCATTCCACCAAACCAGTAATAATAGTGGTGTGATCCATTCTGGTATTTATTACAAGCCAGGTAGCTTTAAAGCAAAATTTTGCCGTGAGGGAAATATTTCCATGACAGAATTTTGTAATAAACATAATATTAGTCACGAAATATGCGGGAAAGTAATTGTTGCAACACAGCCACAAGAGTTATCTCTCCTTGAAAATCTTTATCAGCGTGGCTTAGCTAATGGACTTAAAGTAGAGAAAATTAGTGCTGAAGAAGTCAAAGAGGTTGAACCCCATGTAAGTTGTATCGCTGGATTACGCGTATTTTCCACAGGAATTGTCAGCTATCGCCAAGTTTGCCAAAAGTTAGTGGATATGATTAGAGATGACGGTGGCGAACTTTTGCTTAATGCCAATGTGACTCAGATTAAAGATATTTCTGAAGGCAAAGAAATAGATACAAGTCAAGGGATTTTCGCAACTCGAATGCTAATTAATTGCGGTGGTCTTCAAAGCGATCGCCTTGCAAGATTAGGCAATGTTGACCCACAGATACAGATTATTCCCTTTCGTGGAGAATACTATGAGTTAAAGCCTGAAAAAAGGTATTTAGTAAAGACTCTCATTTATCCTGTTCCTAATCCTAATTTCCCATTTTTGGGGGTTCACTTTACCAAAATGATTGATGGCACTGTTCATGCTGGTCCAAATGCTGTTCTGAGTCTTAAGCGTGAGGGATATCGCAAAACAGATTTTGATCTACGAGATGCTGCTGAAATTTTTTCCTATCCTGGTTTTTGGAAATTAGCCTCTAAGTATTCTAAAGATGGTATTCAAGAAATCATTCGTTCTTTTAGTAAAGCAGCATTTGTGCGTAGCCTTCAGCATCTGATTCCTGAGGTAACAGCAGATGATTTAGTGCCAACACATGCAGGAGTTCGTGCTCAAGCACTTAAATCTGATGGACAACTAGTTGATGATTTTTTAATTATTAAAGATCAAAAATCTATCAATGTCTGTAATGCACCGTCTCCAGCGGCTACTTCTTCTCTGGAAATTGGAAAAGCGATCGTTAAAGAATTAAGTAATTAA
- a CDS encoding glycosyltransferase yields the protein MKVLHLPTYTGGQAWGLAQGERSLGLDSKVLVRNSEWLGYACDIDLGLDKISSPFAKFTKLTKTFFQIRNKYDIFHFNFGSSLFHSPQNHLNHLELPFYPKQAKLFATYNGCDIRQKYITMQRTAIAACHNSTCYNGQCNSGKLDELRLKGIIKMQKYVQHIWAVNPDLLYFLPPHMSSFLPYSISLDGVAVNLPKLERKKIKIIHAPTNRAAKGSDYIFKAIAKLEKTHAEYFDFSVIENIPHAQALQLYQDADLVIDQILIGWYGGFAVEVMAMGKPVIARIAPEDLHFLPLQMAKEVQEAVINADPISILTVLKQCIEDRKLLQNHANASIEYARKWHHPQYVASLTKEKYESYSSK from the coding sequence ATGAAAGTTCTTCATTTACCTACATATACAGGTGGACAGGCTTGGGGACTCGCACAAGGGGAAAGATCTCTCGGATTAGATAGCAAAGTTTTAGTAAGAAATAGTGAATGGCTGGGATATGCTTGTGATATTGACTTAGGACTAGATAAAATTTCTTCTCCATTCGCCAAGTTTACTAAGCTAACAAAGACCTTTTTTCAAATTAGAAATAAATACGATATATTCCATTTCAACTTTGGCTCATCTTTATTTCATTCGCCTCAGAACCATCTTAATCATTTGGAGCTACCATTTTATCCTAAACAAGCTAAGCTTTTTGCAACTTATAATGGCTGTGATATTCGCCAGAAATATATCACGATGCAACGTACTGCAATAGCAGCCTGTCATAATTCTACTTGCTACAATGGGCAATGTAATTCTGGCAAGTTAGATGAGTTACGGCTTAAAGGCATTATAAAGATGCAAAAGTATGTACAGCATATTTGGGCAGTAAATCCAGACTTACTGTATTTCTTACCGCCTCATATGTCTTCTTTTCTTCCCTATTCTATTAGTCTAGATGGAGTAGCTGTAAATCTTCCAAAACTTGAACGTAAAAAAATAAAAATTATTCATGCTCCAACTAATCGTGCTGCAAAAGGGAGTGACTATATATTTAAGGCGATCGCAAAGTTAGAAAAAACCCATGCTGAATACTTTGATTTTAGCGTGATTGAAAATATTCCTCACGCGCAAGCTTTACAACTTTATCAAGATGCAGATTTAGTTATAGATCAGATCTTAATTGGTTGGTATGGTGGATTTGCTGTAGAAGTAATGGCAATGGGTAAACCTGTAATTGCAAGAATAGCCCCTGAAGATCTACATTTTTTACCACTACAAATGGCTAAGGAAGTCCAAGAAGCAGTTATTAATGCCGATCCTATCTCTATCTTGACAGTTTTAAAGCAGTGTATTGAAGATCGTAAACTACTCCAAAACCATGCTAACGCTTCTATTGAATATGCTCGCAAGTGGCATCATCCTCAATATGTTGCTAGTCTAACAAAAGAAAAATACGAATCATATTCATCTAAGTAG
- a CDS encoding NAD-dependent epimerase/dehydratase family protein, giving the protein MKVLIIGSGGFLGKNLFNYLLDQNIDVIGCSSAEHHGICADTGLLSSQFSIPPDTHTVIYLSQSPYYRQVPEMAEHLLNVNVVSAVKVAEIARRANVKHFIYTSTGNVYAPSFEPLSEDAPINRNNWYALSKIHAEESLSLFRNDFDVTIMRLFGVYGTGQTDKLIPNLFNAVLQRRKVFVDRNSIDANDIDGLRISLINVVDLVKIFLQCITSSNLKSYLLNISSHEVVSIRHITKLISQALDLPVDIEISDKYRQSSLIANIQLLQATFNPVFTPIEKGIQNMAVQYKVLK; this is encoded by the coding sequence ATGAAAGTCTTAATCATCGGCTCAGGTGGCTTTTTAGGAAAAAATCTGTTCAATTATCTACTAGACCAAAATATCGACGTTATAGGATGTAGTTCTGCTGAACATCATGGTATATGTGCAGATACAGGTTTGCTATCTAGTCAATTTTCTATTCCACCAGATACGCATACAGTCATTTATCTTTCTCAATCACCATACTATCGACAAGTCCCAGAAATGGCAGAGCATTTACTAAATGTAAATGTAGTTAGTGCAGTTAAAGTTGCTGAGATAGCCCGTAGAGCAAATGTTAAGCATTTCATTTACACATCTACAGGCAATGTTTATGCTCCAAGTTTTGAACCACTCAGTGAAGATGCCCCAATTAATCGGAATAACTGGTATGCATTGAGCAAAATACATGCGGAGGAATCATTATCCTTATTTCGCAATGACTTTGACGTAACAATTATGCGATTGTTTGGTGTATATGGGACAGGGCAAACTGACAAATTAATTCCCAATTTATTCAATGCTGTCTTACAAAGAAGAAAGGTTTTTGTTGATCGTAATTCTATTGATGCAAACGATATAGATGGACTGAGAATATCACTAATTAATGTAGTAGATCTTGTCAAAATTTTTCTGCAATGTATAACTTCTTCAAACTTAAAAAGCTATTTACTAAATATTAGTAGTCATGAAGTAGTTAGTATTCGTCATATCACAAAATTAATTAGTCAAGCTCTCGATCTTCCAGTTGATATAGAGATTAGTGACAAATATCGACAATCTAGTTTAATAGCAAATATTCAGTTATTACAAGCAACTTTTAATCCAGTTTTTACGCCTATAGAGAAAGGAATCCAAAATATGGCTGTTCAATATAAAGTGCTAAAGTAA
- a CDS encoding glycosyltransferase family 1 protein yields the protein MKRLFWFGYDLLSYVFLGIGLLLFPVRWLVKFISIRTQPTNLRLNSLWTGTPIITLAVKAKAEALLGVNAKSLVYDTYFITSDFDYNLSAWTTIPLVGKLTSLFVFIWVCLWADRIHMYMDRGVLLGRKPLQSSFKELLVYKKLGISVFFWTYGADVRSRQTTEKLGHPNCCTECPAIGKACICDEYSRKMRINKLTHYSTGVFAMGDMMEYTIGSRNDLFFWPLDLYGAKAAKYKAVYPTSDHTKPVRIVHAPNHRAFKGTHYLIEAVERLIAKGTQIELVLVEKVANEKALEMYRSADIIFDQCLIGFHGYFAIEGMAMGKPVMCYIRKPQEYLLSPEECPIINTHIDTLVQDIEELVNDRDRLREIGIKSRQYIEKYFTLEAFADRLKNAYQDLGVTI from the coding sequence GTGAAAAGATTATTTTGGTTTGGTTATGATCTTTTGTCTTATGTTTTTTTAGGTATAGGCTTATTACTATTTCCAGTGAGGTGGCTAGTTAAGTTTATTTCTATAAGAACTCAGCCTACTAATCTAAGATTAAATAGCCTCTGGACAGGCACACCAATTATTACATTAGCAGTTAAAGCAAAAGCAGAAGCTCTTTTAGGAGTTAATGCAAAATCATTGGTCTATGATACTTATTTTATTACTAGTGACTTTGACTATAATTTGAGTGCTTGGACAACTATCCCTTTGGTAGGTAAACTAACCTCTTTATTTGTTTTTATTTGGGTTTGCCTATGGGCTGACCGTATCCATATGTACATGGATCGAGGTGTTTTACTTGGGCGTAAACCTTTACAGTCAAGTTTTAAGGAATTATTGGTTTACAAAAAATTAGGTATCTCGGTTTTTTTCTGGACTTATGGTGCAGATGTACGGAGTCGTCAAACCACAGAAAAATTAGGACATCCCAATTGTTGTACAGAATGTCCTGCCATTGGAAAAGCCTGTATTTGTGACGAGTATAGCCGTAAAATGCGTATAAATAAACTCACACACTATTCAACAGGTGTGTTTGCCATGGGCGATATGATGGAGTACACAATAGGAAGTCGTAACGATCTATTTTTTTGGCCATTAGATCTCTATGGTGCTAAGGCTGCAAAGTATAAGGCTGTATATCCAACTAGCGATCACACAAAACCTGTACGCATTGTCCACGCTCCTAACCATCGAGCCTTCAAAGGAACACATTACCTAATCGAAGCCGTAGAAAGACTAATTGCCAAAGGTACACAGATAGAACTAGTTCTAGTCGAAAAAGTTGCTAATGAAAAGGCTCTTGAGATGTATAGATCTGCTGATATCATATTTGACCAATGCTTAATAGGATTTCATGGCTACTTTGCTATTGAAGGTATGGCAATGGGAAAACCTGTGATGTGTTACATCCGAAAGCCGCAAGAATATCTGTTGAGCCCTGAAGAATGTCCAATTATAAATACTCATATTGATACACTAGTGCAGGATATTGAAGAACTTGTAAATGATCGAGATCGTTTAAGAGAGATTGGAATTAAAAGCCGCCAATATATTGAAAAATATTTCACATTGGAAGCATTTGCCGATAGGCTAAAAAATGCTTACCAAGATTTAGGAGTTACTATATGA
- a CDS encoding class I SAM-dependent methyltransferase: MKKELVNCISQNLYLNRFSLISFVEKDTQIIEGVIWDSHQCWYPIIKGVPCFLSGLLKPDFTWFQKKYNLPSINGHFIQNHQEDQLRTNETFSDKWNRFKNYGLESNHQEFLYGWYCKKLGLSTLEELKSFYQQFSGILEVGPGSGFNTKFMAENTQGEVFSVDVSDAAYTTFENTKHLANCHVVQADLMSMPFADCSFDFIIADGVLHHTPDTKKALFAVYKKLKPNGQMFFYVYKQMGAARQFCDRYIREHFTHLEPDECYKACEGLTELGRELSHLNAKITLEKDIPVLGIPAGTHDVQRLFYYNFVKCFWNDAFDFETNNMVNFDWYHPHNAWQHTETEVAGWLQELGVSDYKFNDANPNGISVLLTKPSL, translated from the coding sequence ATGAAAAAGGAACTAGTCAATTGCATAAGTCAAAATCTATATCTAAATCGTTTCTCATTAATATCATTTGTGGAGAAAGATACTCAGATTATTGAAGGGGTAATTTGGGATAGTCACCAATGCTGGTATCCAATAATTAAAGGAGTTCCATGTTTCTTATCTGGTTTATTGAAGCCTGACTTTACTTGGTTCCAAAAAAAATATAATTTACCTTCCATCAATGGACATTTTATACAAAATCATCAAGAAGATCAGTTAAGAACTAATGAAACTTTTTCTGATAAGTGGAATCGATTTAAGAACTATGGCTTGGAATCAAATCATCAAGAATTTCTTTATGGGTGGTACTGCAAAAAACTAGGGCTTTCCACATTAGAAGAACTTAAGTCTTTTTATCAACAGTTTAGTGGTATTTTGGAAGTTGGACCAGGTTCTGGCTTTAACACGAAATTCATGGCTGAAAATACTCAAGGAGAGGTCTTTTCAGTAGATGTTTCAGATGCTGCTTATACCACTTTTGAGAATACGAAACATCTTGCAAATTGCCATGTTGTCCAAGCAGATCTAATGTCTATGCCATTTGCTGACTGCTCCTTTGATTTCATTATTGCTGATGGAGTTTTACATCATACACCCGATACGAAAAAAGCTTTGTTTGCAGTTTATAAAAAACTCAAACCCAATGGACAGATGTTCTTCTATGTTTATAAGCAGATGGGTGCAGCAAGGCAGTTCTGCGATCGCTACATTCGTGAGCATTTTACACATCTAGAGCCAGATGAATGCTACAAAGCCTGTGAGGGACTTACCGAATTAGGCAGAGAACTTAGTCATCTCAATGCCAAAATTACCCTTGAGAAAGATATTCCAGTATTGGGTATACCAGCAGGAACCCATGATGTCCAACGTCTTTTCTACTACAATTTTGTTAAATGTTTTTGGAATGATGCTTTCGATTTTGAAACGAATAATATGGTTAACTTTGATTGGTATCATCCCCATAATGCTTGGCAACATACAGAAACAGAAGTAGCGGGTTGGTTACAAGAGTTAGGTGTAAGCGATTACAAGTTTAATGATGCAAATCCGAATGGTATCTCTGTCCTCCTAACTAAACCCTCGCTGTGA